The following coding sequences are from one Paenibacillus tundrae window:
- a CDS encoding glycoside hydrolase family 130 protein — translation MTVAETKKVHIVGDALPNMPWEDKPEGLDAPVWRHSANPVIPRNPVKGVARIFNSAVVPYEGKFIGVFRAETINGRPHLHMGSSEDGLSWTIEEERIAFVDEDGNPFMPNYAYDPRLVKVEDTYYIIWCTDFYGAALGLAKTDDFKTFVRLENPMLPFNRNGVLFPRKINDNYVMLSRPSDSGHTPFGDIFLSESPDLVYWGKHRHVMSKGGQGWWQSVKIGGGPAPIETSEGWLMFYHGVTGTCNGFVYSMGAVILDLDEPSKVKYRSSNFVLTPEQWYEEQGFVDNVVFPCATLHDAETGRIAIYYGAADTYVGVAYTTVDEIVNYVIETDEVIAGDLEEGKL, via the coding sequence ATGACAGTTGCTGAAACGAAAAAGGTACACATTGTTGGGGACGCTTTGCCAAACATGCCGTGGGAAGATAAACCGGAGGGTCTGGATGCACCGGTGTGGAGACACTCGGCGAATCCGGTTATACCACGGAATCCGGTGAAGGGTGTTGCCCGTATTTTCAACAGTGCCGTGGTTCCATATGAAGGGAAGTTCATCGGCGTATTCCGCGCTGAGACCATTAATGGTCGTCCGCATCTGCACATGGGCTCCAGCGAAGACGGATTGTCATGGACAATTGAAGAGGAACGCATTGCTTTTGTCGATGAGGACGGTAATCCGTTCATGCCGAACTATGCCTACGACCCGCGTCTGGTGAAGGTAGAGGATACGTATTACATCATCTGGTGTACAGATTTCTACGGTGCCGCTCTGGGACTCGCGAAGACAGATGATTTCAAAACGTTTGTACGTCTGGAAAATCCGATGCTGCCGTTCAACCGCAATGGTGTGTTGTTCCCGCGGAAAATCAATGATAACTATGTGATGCTGTCCAGACCAAGTGATAGCGGACATACACCGTTCGGAGATATTTTCCTCAGCGAAAGTCCGGATCTCGTATATTGGGGCAAACATCGTCACGTCATGAGCAAAGGCGGCCAAGGTTGGTGGCAATCCGTCAAGATCGGCGGCGGGCCTGCACCGATTGAGACGTCTGAAGGCTGGCTGATGTTCTACCATGGGGTAACGGGAACTTGCAATGGTTTTGTATATAGCATGGGTGCGGTTATTCTGGATCTGGATGAGCCGTCCAAAGTTAAATATCGTTCATCTAACTTTGTGTTAACGCCGGAGCAATGGTATGAGGAGCAAGGTTTTGTTGATAACGTGGTCTTCCCGTGCGCAACATTGCATGACGCCGAGACTGGACGTATCGCAATCTATTATGGCGCAGCCGATACATATGTTGGCGTAGCTTACACAACTGTCGATGAGATTGTGAATTATGTGATTGAGACGGATGAGGTTATCGCTGGAGATCTTGAGGAAGGCAAGCTGTAA
- a CDS encoding glycoside hydrolase family 113 → MDYIKGFTFGWMSGKGAFRKPEAKESLRLLAERTGSSHVIFALAAYQDHPQAVEVKYRGDHLVEDDELVDMIRYARTLGLQVILKPTVNCTDGTWRAHINFFDIDVPCEPKWKDWFRSYTAFQQHYAAIAEQEKCEMFIVGCEMVQSERRDQEWRDVIAAVREVYTGLVSYNTDKYQEGHVKWWDAVDVISSSGYYPIGDWEAQLDRIEREIAPYGKPFFFAEAGCPSRSGSAQVPNDWGLAGEVSSEEQSRFYEAMFRHVSQRHWVRGFGLWDWSAHLYAEKDALTDDGYGVYGKPAERVIQQFYQGIPTQV, encoded by the coding sequence ATGGATTACATCAAGGGATTTACATTTGGTTGGATGAGTGGCAAGGGAGCTTTTCGTAAGCCGGAAGCAAAAGAATCTTTGCGTCTACTGGCTGAGCGAACAGGCAGTTCACATGTTATTTTTGCACTGGCGGCATATCAGGATCATCCACAAGCTGTGGAAGTGAAGTATCGAGGCGACCATCTGGTCGAAGATGACGAATTAGTCGATATGATTCGATATGCCCGTACCCTTGGGTTGCAGGTTATTCTGAAGCCAACGGTTAACTGTACGGACGGTACATGGCGTGCGCATATTAATTTTTTTGATATCGATGTGCCCTGTGAGCCGAAATGGAAGGATTGGTTCCGTAGTTACACTGCATTTCAGCAGCACTATGCAGCCATTGCAGAGCAGGAGAAGTGTGAGATGTTCATCGTTGGCTGTGAGATGGTGCAGTCTGAGCGTCGAGATCAGGAGTGGCGTGATGTCATTGCGGCTGTACGCGAGGTGTATACAGGCCTAGTGTCGTACAACACGGATAAATATCAGGAAGGGCATGTGAAATGGTGGGATGCCGTGGACGTGATCTCTTCCAGTGGCTACTATCCCATCGGGGATTGGGAGGCACAGCTCGATCGTATCGAACGGGAGATTGCTCCTTATGGCAAACCTTTCTTCTTCGCAGAAGCTGGATGCCCCAGCCGTAGTGGCTCGGCACAGGTGCCGAACGATTGGGGACTAGCAGGTGAAGTGAGTAGCGAAGAACAGTCGCGTTTCTATGAAGCTATGTTCCGGCATGTAAGTCAGCGCCATTGGGTACGTGGATTCGGACTGTGGGATTGGAGTGCGCATTTATACGCAGAGAAGGATGCTTTGACTGATGATGGTTATGGCGTGTATGGCAAGCCTGCAGAGCGGGTAATCCAGCAGTTTTATCAAGGCATTCCCACGCAGGTGTGA
- a CDS encoding carbohydrate ABC transporter permease: MHQVKYTLASIVKYASLILAAFIALLPIVVILFASLKTNAEYATTSPLTPPADWLNFANYSRAFVDGNMLVGFKNTIIILLISIVGATLTGSMIAYVLDRFKFKGKKIMVAAFLLATLIPSVTTQVATFQIINALDLFNTRWAAIVMYLGTDIIAVYIFLQFLGSISNSLDESAMLDGASYFTIYWKIILPLLKPAIVTVIIVKGVNIYNDFYTPFLYMPKDSLQVISTALFKFKGPFGSQWEVISAGIMIAIVPTMIIFLMLQKYIYNGFAQGSVK; the protein is encoded by the coding sequence GTGCACCAAGTCAAATACACACTTGCAAGCATCGTTAAGTATGCTTCGCTAATTCTCGCAGCGTTTATTGCGCTTCTGCCCATCGTGGTGATCCTGTTCGCATCCCTCAAGACCAATGCTGAATATGCGACTACCAGCCCGCTTACACCGCCAGCTGACTGGCTGAACTTTGCCAACTATTCCAGAGCGTTTGTGGACGGCAATATGCTCGTTGGTTTCAAAAATACAATTATTATCCTTCTCATCTCGATCGTGGGTGCAACCTTAACCGGCTCCATGATTGCGTATGTACTGGATCGATTCAAATTTAAGGGCAAAAAAATTATGGTTGCTGCATTCCTGCTGGCTACCCTGATTCCAAGCGTAACGACACAAGTCGCCACGTTCCAGATCATTAACGCCCTCGACCTGTTCAATACACGCTGGGCAGCTATTGTGATGTATCTGGGTACAGATATCATTGCCGTATACATCTTCCTGCAATTCCTGGGCTCCATCTCCAACTCACTCGATGAATCCGCGATGCTGGACGGGGCTTCATACTTCACAATCTATTGGAAGATTATCCTGCCATTGCTGAAGCCAGCAATCGTAACGGTCATTATCGTCAAAGGCGTGAACATCTACAATGACTTCTATACACCGTTCCTGTATATGCCGAAGGACAGTTTGCAAGTTATATCCACCGCCTTGTTCAAGTTCAAGGGGCCCTTCGGATCACAGTGGGAGGTTATTAGCGCCGGTATTATGATCGCCATTGTTCCAACCATGATCATCTTCCTGATGCTCCAGAAATACATCTACAACGGCTTCGCGCAAGGTTCAGTTAAATAA
- a CDS encoding acetylxylan esterase: MGETTLEQLKKYNGSSPKPDDFDAYWSRALAELDAQSLEYELVPADITSPLAECFHLYFTGVGGARIHGKLVRPMAASADAKGQAMAMFHGYSSDSGDWFDKIAYAAHGITVLALDCRGQGGLSEDNLQVKGTTIRGHIIRGIDDPNPDKLYFRNVFLDTVQTVRILMSMEHVDEERVGVYGCSQGGALATACASLEPRVKLAVPVYPFLSDYRHAWELGAASSAYEELVYYFRLFDPNHEREDAIFSRLGYIDISNLADRIQAKVLFVTGLADTICPPSTQFAVYNRIQSSKELLVYHEYGHEYIPRLSDRTLQAFLNL, translated from the coding sequence ATGGGTGAGACAACGTTAGAACAATTGAAAAAATACAACGGGAGCAGTCCGAAACCGGATGATTTCGATGCTTATTGGAGCCGTGCCCTCGCAGAGCTAGACGCGCAATCGCTCGAATATGAACTGGTGCCCGCGGACATTACATCACCGCTTGCAGAGTGCTTCCACCTGTATTTCACAGGTGTAGGTGGCGCACGCATACATGGTAAGCTGGTTCGGCCTATGGCTGCATCCGCTGATGCCAAAGGGCAAGCCATGGCTATGTTTCACGGATATTCTAGTGATAGCGGCGACTGGTTTGACAAGATTGCTTACGCTGCCCATGGCATCACGGTACTCGCTTTGGACTGCCGTGGACAGGGCGGGCTTTCCGAGGACAACCTGCAAGTGAAAGGTACAACCATTCGTGGACACATCATCCGGGGCATCGATGATCCTAATCCGGATAAGCTGTATTTCCGTAATGTTTTCCTTGATACCGTGCAGACGGTACGCATTCTGATGTCTATGGAACACGTCGATGAAGAACGTGTGGGTGTGTATGGCTGTTCTCAAGGTGGGGCATTAGCCACAGCTTGTGCATCCCTTGAACCGCGCGTGAAGCTGGCGGTGCCAGTATATCCTTTTTTATCGGATTATCGACATGCCTGGGAGCTAGGTGCCGCAAGTTCAGCTTATGAAGAGCTGGTGTATTATTTCCGGTTATTTGACCCCAATCATGAGCGGGAGGACGCTATCTTCTCCAGACTCGGGTATATCGACATCTCTAATCTGGCAGATCGAATTCAGGCTAAGGTGCTGTTCGTAACTGGGCTTGCGGACACGATCTGTCCACCGTCCACTCAGTTTGCCGTGTACAACCGGATTCAGTCATCCAAGGAGCTGCTTGTTTATCACGAGTATGGTCATGAGTATATCCCGCGTTTATCTGATCGAACGTTGCAGGCGTTCCTGAACCTGTAG
- a CDS encoding glycosyl hydrolase, with protein MKKAQVVMRTALSVVLLGSTALPAFADANVEGEVGGNRVNAVQSAAEWSGHWAEPLINKWLTAGWVSGYPDGSFRPDQHVSRSEFVNAINTIFGYYVLDQEESFADVQAGNWYASALSIAREAGYYQGYPNNTAKPDQEITREDAAVLLVRAFGLEKVTGGTESSTSFLDESDIRSYARESVRVLSGVIEGYPDGSFKPDGALTRAEMLSWLDELAPVINSMDTSAGRVIQGNVVINQNGIKLSDVVINGNLYIAPGVREGEVDLSKVTVKGATYIQGGGTHSVTVTDSVLDNVFVDRREGEVRLELTGTTTAEQLHVERPAIVALGSGTVVRSAQLLARTTLQLDSGSSVGELHMTKAAKGTSVTGTGKVSKVDIQADDVLLNGKAVTQDTWLAQTGSDTGAASGTVNNSSNGGSSTGNNGGNGSGGVSNPGNGGGSGGSDGNTGGNSGGGTTTPTNPTSPSNPGSGVTPDHNQTPIDTSAFDLSPVKLVDEQASPATKSLFAYLNNVRGEAILFGQQHATTEGVTITANDGTQSDVFNDVGAFPAVFGWDTLSLEGNEKPGSLDASPEENTAKLAAVMKKAYERGGIVTLSAHMKNFVTGNDFYDTSGSVVSHILPGGDKNAEYNIYLDQIADLAHQLSDDQGNDIPVIFRPFHENNGNWFWWGAAFTSKEQYVQLYRYTVEYLRDTKGVDNFLYAFSPNGFFSGNESEYLKTYPGDDYVDILGFDIYGSAEGSEGWFTKLVQDAAMISRIADSKNKVATLSEFGYSTKGMKISGNHDKAWFTNLLKALESDPDAKRLAYMLTWVNFEADQVFVPYRNAPGGLGNHELLDDFVKLYNAPYTAFNDRLQAVYSLNVSTQPNAPRLNIVSPLNQQQIKENEVTVRARVLGQSADRVVYTVGQETEEHEMILGAQDNYYTAAWRPDSELDQQSVKLHVKAYVDDKIVMQDEVVVNFNFDASRLYTYTFDSDTNGVSSGGAYQAEITSVEQAEFNGSGMLKINAKFEDGTHTWQELKLTLDAIAQKVKLADVSKVTLDMYVPLSAGVSSTPSIYATATLPDDWDTKYNISNAVALSDLEKVTVDGVNYGKYTGEIVLDNPEKSAAATSMMLSIVGSGLQYTGPIYVDNIQLIHVKPEPIFDKDLVDDYESYAGNDTTLSNAYTPNAQGDKITIKLTPDQKGAGEYGLQYDYALSSSGYGGITRVMDGVDWSDRDTLRLWLAPDGKGQKLVLQVKASGVSFEAYPSLAGTEAGWVEIPFSEFKPAPWDTANAGAAFDAVKAKNIQEFSIYINASDPSQPVSGTLYLDDIRAISKK; from the coding sequence ATGAAGAAGGCACAGGTCGTTATGCGTACAGCACTCAGTGTAGTATTACTTGGATCAACAGCATTACCTGCATTTGCAGATGCGAACGTAGAGGGTGAGGTTGGTGGCAACCGTGTAAATGCAGTGCAGTCCGCTGCGGAATGGTCAGGACATTGGGCTGAGCCACTAATCAATAAATGGTTAACCGCAGGATGGGTCAGTGGGTACCCGGATGGTTCATTTCGACCGGATCAGCATGTTAGCAGAAGTGAATTTGTAAACGCTATCAATACAATCTTTGGATATTACGTCTTGGATCAAGAAGAATCCTTTGCGGATGTGCAAGCAGGTAACTGGTATGCTTCCGCTCTGTCTATCGCCCGTGAAGCAGGATATTATCAGGGATACCCTAATAATACAGCCAAGCCTGATCAGGAGATTACCCGTGAAGATGCAGCGGTATTACTCGTTCGTGCCTTTGGACTGGAGAAGGTAACAGGAGGAACAGAGTCATCCACGTCTTTCTTGGATGAGTCGGATATCCGCAGCTATGCTCGTGAATCGGTTCGTGTCTTATCCGGTGTTATTGAAGGATATCCGGATGGATCATTTAAACCGGATGGTGCGCTGACCCGAGCTGAAATGCTGTCCTGGTTGGATGAGTTGGCACCCGTGATTAATTCGATGGATACATCAGCAGGTCGAGTGATCCAAGGTAATGTGGTTATCAACCAAAATGGGATCAAACTGAGTGATGTTGTCATTAACGGCAATTTATATATTGCTCCGGGCGTTCGTGAAGGAGAGGTTGATCTATCCAAGGTTACGGTCAAGGGTGCCACATACATTCAGGGTGGAGGTACGCACTCTGTAACTGTTACGGATTCCGTTTTGGACAATGTTTTTGTTGATCGTCGTGAGGGCGAGGTGCGACTTGAGCTGACAGGTACCACGACAGCAGAGCAGCTCCATGTGGAGCGTCCAGCAATCGTTGCATTAGGTTCGGGAACAGTAGTGCGCTCCGCTCAACTATTGGCCCGGACTACATTACAACTGGACAGTGGTTCCAGTGTGGGAGAGTTGCATATGACCAAGGCAGCAAAGGGTACCTCTGTAACGGGAACAGGCAAGGTGAGTAAAGTGGATATCCAGGCTGACGATGTGCTTCTGAATGGAAAGGCTGTCACGCAAGATACATGGCTGGCACAGACCGGTTCGGATACAGGGGCAGCTTCAGGAACCGTGAATAACAGCAGCAATGGTGGTAGTAGTACTGGGAATAATGGTGGAAATGGCAGTGGTGGCGTAAGTAACCCTGGCAATGGGGGTGGAAGTGGCGGCTCGGATGGTAATACCGGTGGCAATTCAGGCGGTGGCACAACGACGCCGACCAATCCAACGAGTCCGTCTAATCCAGGTTCGGGTGTCACGCCTGATCATAATCAAACGCCAATTGATACATCTGCTTTTGACCTGAGCCCAGTGAAGCTGGTGGATGAACAGGCTTCACCAGCCACCAAATCATTGTTTGCATACTTGAACAATGTGCGCGGCGAAGCTATTTTATTCGGACAACAACATGCTACAACAGAAGGGGTAACCATTACAGCGAACGATGGTACACAATCGGATGTGTTTAACGATGTAGGTGCGTTTCCTGCGGTATTCGGCTGGGATACATTAAGTCTGGAAGGGAATGAGAAGCCAGGATCATTGGACGCCAGCCCAGAAGAGAACACAGCCAAGCTTGCGGCAGTTATGAAGAAGGCATATGAGAGGGGTGGTATTGTAACCCTTAGTGCACATATGAAAAATTTTGTGACAGGAAATGACTTCTATGATACAAGCGGTTCGGTGGTATCTCACATTTTACCTGGCGGGGATAAAAACGCTGAATATAACATCTATCTCGATCAGATTGCGGATCTAGCTCATCAGTTATCGGATGATCAGGGCAATGACATTCCGGTTATCTTCCGTCCATTCCACGAAAATAACGGGAACTGGTTCTGGTGGGGGGCTGCGTTTACGTCGAAGGAGCAGTATGTGCAGCTATATCGCTATACCGTGGAGTATCTAAGAGATACCAAAGGCGTGGATAACTTCCTGTACGCGTTCTCGCCAAATGGGTTCTTCAGTGGCAACGAGAGCGAATACCTGAAGACATATCCGGGTGATGACTATGTGGATATCCTTGGGTTCGATATCTACGGTTCAGCAGAGGGCTCAGAAGGATGGTTTACCAAATTGGTGCAGGATGCTGCGATGATCTCAAGGATTGCGGACAGCAAAAATAAAGTAGCAACCCTCAGTGAGTTCGGGTATAGCACCAAAGGCATGAAGATTTCCGGCAACCATGATAAAGCTTGGTTTACGAACCTTCTCAAGGCACTAGAGTCCGATCCCGATGCCAAACGGCTGGCGTACATGTTAACATGGGTTAACTTTGAGGCGGATCAGGTCTTCGTGCCGTATCGCAATGCACCAGGCGGGCTTGGTAATCACGAGCTATTAGATGACTTTGTGAAGTTGTACAATGCACCGTATACAGCATTCAATGACCGACTGCAAGCCGTCTATAGCCTGAATGTGTCTACTCAGCCGAACGCGCCGAGGTTGAATATTGTCTCCCCGTTGAACCAACAGCAGATCAAGGAGAACGAGGTGACGGTACGTGCACGGGTGCTTGGACAATCAGCAGATCGAGTGGTCTACACCGTGGGGCAGGAGACGGAAGAACACGAGATGATATTGGGGGCGCAAGACAACTATTATACGGCTGCTTGGCGTCCGGATTCAGAGCTGGATCAACAGAGTGTGAAACTGCACGTGAAGGCATATGTAGACGATAAGATTGTGATGCAAGATGAGGTTGTCGTTAACTTTAATTTTGATGCGAGCAGATTATATACGTATACCTTCGATAGTGATACGAACGGGGTATCCAGTGGCGGGGCTTATCAGGCGGAAATTACCTCTGTGGAGCAGGCTGAATTCAATGGCAGCGGTATGTTGAAGATCAACGCCAAGTTTGAGGATGGGACACATACCTGGCAGGAGCTGAAGCTGACGCTGGATGCCATCGCACAGAAGGTGAAGCTGGCTGATGTCAGCAAAGTGACGCTAGATATGTATGTTCCGCTGAGTGCTGGTGTGAGCAGTACGCCATCAATATATGCAACAGCCACGTTGCCGGATGATTGGGATACGAAGTATAACATCAGTAATGCCGTGGCCTTAAGCGATCTAGAGAAGGTAACGGTGGATGGTGTAAATTACGGGAAATATACCGGCGAAATTGTGCTGGATAATCCCGAGAAGTCAGCCGCAGCTACATCCATGATGCTATCGATTGTAGGCAGTGGTTTGCAATACACAGGCCCAATCTATGTGGATAATATTCAATTGATTCATGTGAAACCAGAGCCTATCTTCGATAAAGACCTGGTAGATGATTATGAGAGTTATGCAGGCAATGACACCACGCTCAGCAATGCCTACACCCCTAATGCACAGGGGGATAAGATTACAATTAAGCTAACTCCGGATCAGAAGGGTGCAGGAGAGTATGGTTTACAGTATGACTATGCGCTGAGTAGTTCCGGGTATGGCGGGATAACTCGTGTGATGGACGGCGTGGACTGGTCGGATCGGGATACGCTGAGACTGTGGCTTGCACCAGACGGCAAAGGGCAGAAGCTCGTATTGCAGGTGAAAGCAAGCGGTGTATCGTTCGAGGCGTATCCTTCACTTGCTGGGACAGAGGCTGGGTGGGTCGAGATTCCGTTCAGTGAATTTAAGCCTGCGCCTTGGGATACGGCCAATGCTGGTGCTGCATTTGATGCGGTTAAGGCCAAGAACATTCAGGAGTTCTCTATCTATATTAATGCGAGTGATCCAAGCCAGCCTGTTTCGGGTACGTTGTACTTGGATGATATCCGGGCGATAAGCAAGAAATAA